ATACAGTAACGGATAATTGTGTTCCCAGGGAATATACTACTGAACTTTGTGAGACTGTGAAAGGCTCTGGTAAGGCGGATGGAGTGGATCTTGGTTTTTATAATAACCTTGTTACTGAGAATGGAGACTGGGGAACAGTCCAGTCATGGCATTCGCTAAAACCAACACCTGCCGATAGTTATTTAATGTCTGCCGTAGGAAATCTTACTGTTTCTGATGGATCTGTTTATTATGCCATCACTGCTTTGCCAACCAGAAAAGATACTGTTTCTCTCAAATTTACTATTAACGGACTTCCTGATATTACATTCCCAGATATAGACTCTATTTGTGTGGGAAGTCCGGCTTTTAAAATTCCGGGTGTGCTGCCTGCTGGTGGTGTATTTTCAGGAACTGGTATAAGTGCTAATGGTACATTTACACCTAATACAGTTGGAAGTTTTAATTTGAAATATGAATTTACTGACTCTAAAACCTGTAAATTTTCAGAAACTAAACCTATTGTAGTAGTGCCTAAGCCTGCAGCTGTAGCTGGACCTCCGCAAGTATTGTGCGAAAATGCCTCGACCATTCATTTAGCCGGATCTGTTACCAATGCCAAAGGTGGATCTTGGAAAGGTGGGTCTGGTGGAGTCTTTAGCCCTGTTGGGCTGACATCTTCATATATTATAACCAATGCGGACAGGAACGCAGGCTCTGTTTTGTTTACCTTATCAAGCTTTGCAGGTATTTGTCCTCCCGCTAATGATCAGGTTCTTGTTACTTTTGAAAAATTACCTATCGCTGATGCCGGAAGCTCTCAAAGTCTTTGTGAAAATACTCCTTCTGTAACTCTAAATGGAAAAGTTACCAATGTTCTTTCCGGAATATGGGAAGGTGGCGTCGGTACTTTTCAGCCGAACAGAAACACTCTGAATGCTACTTATATTCCTCACACATCTGAAGTAACTGCGGGTACTGTAACACTTACACTTAAATCTGTTGGGCAGGATAAGTGCCCATTAAACCAGTCAAATGTCACATTTACATATGAAAAGCTCCCTACAGTAAATGCAGGAACAGGAAGTCTGTTATGTGAAAATGCTATAGATATAAAATTAAGCGGAACCTTTACTAATGCATCGGGAATTATTTGGTCCGGAGGGAGCCAATCTTTTGATGATCGCACAAAAACAGATGCAGTTTATAAGATATCTTCCAAAGATAAAACCTTTGACAGCCTTTCTATTTATATAACCACAACAGGAAATACATTATGTCCTCCTGCAATTGATACGGTGGTTTATCCATTTGAAAGATTGCCGGAAGTAAATGCAGGTACAGGAAGTACATTATGTGAAAGTAATCCTCTAATCAAACTTTCCGGGACATCTTCAAATAGTCCTGGCGTTATCTGGGAAGGGGGAACGGCAAGTGGATTTGTTTCGCCATTAAGTCTCAGCACTGATTATGCGCCCACAGCAGCAGAAATAAGTAATGGTGCAATCGCTTTTATACTGAGCAGCACAGGGACTAAAGTCTGCCCTCAGGCACAAAGTATTGTGGCTTTTAATTTTGAGAGAATGCCGGAAATAGATGCCGGACCGGATATAAGTGTATGCGCTAATAATATAAATATTCCTCTTAAAGCAAGCATAAAAAATGCAACCGGAGGAGTCTGGAAAATAGGGAAAGGCACTTATGACCCTTCTGTAGAAAATCTTGAGATAAATTATCATCCTGCAAAAGAAGAAATTGAAGCCGGAAAAATTGCTCTTGCGGTTTCGTCAGAAGGTTCTATGGTTTGTCCACTTGTGACAGATACCGTTCAGATTACAATCACTCCTGCACCTGTTGTGAATGCTGGTCCTGATGATACCGTATGTATAGGTTTGCCTCAGGTTCCGTTAAGTGGTGTTTCTTCTACCGGTAGTGCTATATGGACCGGTGAAGGTTCATTTGGTGCTGGCACTTCTTCGCTTGTCTATACCCCTTCAGATAATGAATTAACATCTGGAAAAGCTTTGATAGTGTTAACCTCAGATCAAAATGGTAATTGCCTACCGGTTTCGGATACAGTGGAGATTAAGATTGAACCTCTACCTACTGTAGACCTTGGAGAGGATTTGGTTGGCTGTGATGGTGGTGTTTTAACTATCACTGCTGTAAATGCCACGAAGCTTAAATATGCCTGGGAAGTGTCTGGTGTCGGGCTTCTCTCGGATACATCAGAATCCATTTCTATTACGGTTAAAGAAGGTAAAGCAACTTATGTGGTCAAAGGGAAAGACAGACTAGGATGTGATGCAAAAGATAGCATTGATGTTATTGGTATCCCTGAACCTTCAGTAAGTCTTTCTGATACTGCAGTGTGCCTGGGTAATGTAGTAATGCTGGATTCAAAACCTTTGAATATCGCTAATAATGTTTCTCTTAATCCTTTATTTACCTGGTCTAAAGACGGTATTATTCTAAATGGTAATAATAGTCCTCTTTTATCCGTATCAGAGCCTGGTTTATATTCCGTAACTGCAAGTTTAGGTAGTTGTTCCGGCACTGCTAAGGCAAGAGTTAATATGCACGCTTTGCCTGGAGGTGCTTTGAATAAAATCAAACATTGTTTTGAAACAGGAAAAGAGCTGGAGCTGAATGCTGGTGCAGGAAAATCTTATTTCTGGAATCCTTCCGGGGATACCACCCAGAAAATTTTAGTTACAATGCCCGGTACTTATAGCGTAGAAATTACCAATGAATTCAATTGCTCTGGAACCAATAAAGTTGAAGTTGATGCAGTTTGTCCTCCCAGGCTTTTCATATCAAATTCTTTCAGCCCCAATGATGATTCTGTCAATGATTTATACGATGTTTTCGGTGCGCATATAGGAAAGTTCCGGATGCTGATATTCAACAGATGGGGTGAGGTTATATTTGAAAGCAATGACAGATATGTATTCTGGGATGGAATATATAAAGGAGAGCCAATGGTAGAGGGGGTATATCCATGGACAATCATTTATGAAGGAGATTCAGAAGAGTATAAAGGCCCTTATACAATGACTGGTAGCGTTACAGTTGTCAGGTAAATAGTTTATGAGTAAATTTATTTTAATATTATTTGCAGGAATGCTGATGCTTTCGTGTGCTCCGGAAAGGTACAGAAAGGATAAGGCCAATCGCTTGTCTGACAAAGCAGATCTGGCAAGTGATTTTCATGCCAAGCAAGCTGTAAATTTTACTCAGAGAAATATTGACCGTAAGGATAAAACCGAGAGAAAAACAAATAAGAGAAAGGAAAAGATTCAGGACCAGCTTAATGAACTGAATGCTCCCAAGAAGGTTGTAAAAGCAACCAGAAAACATACAGGTAGATTTAATCTGTATTAAAATATGAAGTACAGAAGGCGTTTTAATAAGGTATTATGGATGATTATACTGTCTTTGGGTATAGGTTTTTCTTATGCTCAGGACATTCAGTTTTCTCAGTTTTATGCAAACGTCTTATATCTTAACCCTGCATTTGCCGGAAGTGCTCACAGTGCAAGAGCTATAGCACATCAAAGATTACAGTGGCCGGGTCTGGAAGCCAGGTATACTACATCTTGTGTTTCTATAGATAACTTTTTTAACAAAACCGGAGGAGGTGTTGGTCTTATGTTTTTGAAAGACTGGCAGGGAACGAAACGAATAAGCTCTACAGAGATCCGCATGCAGTATGCTCAGGAGATCAATCTTTCACCAAAGCTTTCTGCCAGAGCAGGTGCAGAAATAAACTATATCAACAGGTACCTTAATTATTCCTATCTCACATTTCCTGATCAGTTCAATGATGATGGGTTTACCAATACTCAAACGAAAGAACCGTTTGGGGCCACTCAAAAAGGATTTTTTGATATTGGAGTCGGGGGGATGCTGTATTCTGAATATTTTTGGGTGGGTTTTGCTGCCCATCATGTGAATACTCCGGATCAGTCTTTTTATGGAAGCGGCTCTGATCTGCCTGCTAAGTTTTCTTTGATCGGTGGATATAAGTTTATGCTAGAGAAAGGAAAAACCAAGGGAGATATACCTTCTGATGAAGATGTTTATATTACTCCTACTTTACATTACAAGTCTCAGGGAAAGTCTGATCAGCTTGATCTTGGTGTTTATGGATTATATCATAGACTACTTCTGGGAGGGTGGTACAGAGGAATTCCTTTATTAAAAAATTACCGGGCCGGGATACAGAATAATGAATCTGTTATACTTATGGTAGGTTACAAAGTATATCCCCTAAGTATTTCTTACAGCTTTGACTGTACGGTTTCGGAACTCACCAGAGCAGGAACAAGAGGTGCTCATGAGCTTAATATTACCTACGTTTACCATTGGCCTCCTAAAAAAAGAAAGCCTTACAGAAAGCTTCCTTGCCCTACCTTTAAAGGGTCGTAAAAAAACATTGAAGTGTTTTTCGAATTAATTAGATAGGTTTTTCCTTTCAGGGATAGAATACACTTTTTTATAGATTTATAAGTAGTTTTATTCTCTATCTGTTCCTTGTTATTTGCTTTTAAATCTTTTTAATGTTGTTCAATCAATCCTGATTTGTAGGATAAAAATGTAACGTTAACAGGAAGAGAAAATGAATTAGAGTTGTCGGAGTTGAATAGTGAAGTTTATTATCTTAATATCAAATAACAGAGTATATATGGTATTTAAGATTAAATAATAAGATACTTTTGTTCAAAGTAAAAAGGCCGGCTAAATATAGCAGGCGTTTTTATTTATGATGGTTCTCTATGTATGTAACATTCCCTTAACAGTAATTTTACTGAATTATAATAATCGTAATGAATGGTGTTTAGTTATATGAGCTACTTTTGACGCTCAATCAAATTAAAAACCAGATGAAAAGATTAGTTACAACATTTTGCTTATTGTTAAGCACATTCACTTGGTTGTCTGCCCAGACAACTCTTATCTCATTGGGCTCCTCCTGGAAGTACATGGATAACGGGTCCAATCAGGGGACTACCTGGAAAGACGCAGGATTTAGCGATGCTTCATGGGCATCAGGAAATGCTCAGCTAGGTTATGGTGATGGAGATGAAACCACTGTTGTAAGTTATGGCTCCAATTCAATTTCTAAGTACATCACAACTTACTTCAGAAAGTCTATTACAGTGGCAGATGCTTCTATTTTTACAGGATATACCATTAACGTAAGAAGAGATGATGGGATAGTTGTTTATATCAATGGAACGGAACGCTATAGAAATAATATGCCAACAGGTACTATTGCATATAACACATTGGCAGCGACCACCTGCTCTGATGATGGGGGAACAATTCAAACTGGGTCAATACCTTCAGGGGCTTTGGTTACAGGAACGAATGTAATTGCTGTGGAAGTACATCAGTCTGACATTACCAGTTCTGATATCAGCTTTGATCTCGAGCTTAAAGGGAATACTTCTTCAGCTACTGCTGTGATTCAAAGAGGACCTTACCTTCAGTTAGGCACATCATCAAGCGTTATTATTAAGTGGAGAACTGATATTGCGACAAATAGTAAAGTATCATATGGTACAACAGCAGGCAGTTTAACTTCTTCAGCAAATGATGCTGCTTCAGTGAAAGATCATGAAGTGAAATTGGCAGGATTGTCTGCCAATACTAAATATTATTATTCAATAGGTTCTTCTACACAGACATTGCAAGGTGATGCAAATAATTATTTTATTACCGCTCCTATAGTGGGTACAGAAAAGAAAACTCGTGTATGGGTTACTGGAGACTGTGGTAACAACTCAACCAATCAGAGGAACTCACGTGATAAATACATCTCTTATCTTGGATCTAACTATACTGATGTTTGGCTGCTTGCAGGGGATAATGCTTATAATAGCGGACTTGATACCGAATATCAGACGAACTTTTTTGATATCTATAAAGATAAAATGTTAAAGCAGACTGTTTTATGGCCAGCGCCTGGAAACCATGATTATGCAAACAATGCAACAAGACAAAATGATCATAATGTTCCTTATTACAGCAATTTTACATTACCTAAAAATGCAGAAGCAGGTGGAGTAGCCTCCAATACTGAAGCTTTTTATTCCTTTAATTATGCCAATATTCATTTTGTCTCTCTTGACTCTTATGGCAAAGAATCTAATAGCTATAGAATGTATGATACTTTAGGTCCTCAGGCTACATGGCTTAAACAAGACTTGGCAGCAAATACACAAAAGTGGACAATTGTATACTGGCATCATCCTCCCTATACAATGGGATCTCACAATTCTGACACAGAAACTGAGCTAATTAACGTCAGACAGAATTTTATCAGAATACTTGAGAGATATAAAGTTGATATGGTTATCTGTGGACATAGTCATTGTTATGAGAGAACAAAACTTATTAAAGGTCACTATGGAAATGAATCTACATTTAATGCAGGTTCG
The nucleotide sequence above comes from Sporocytophaga myxococcoides. Encoded proteins:
- a CDS encoding T9SS C-terminal target domain-containing protein — protein: MKLITITLRTIKASAGGLFFISIFSILSLNPAFSQHHIEANNELKLEAERLWSSINIGQLKDEIAAEAKISKSDVNLFFRYLEPQWGKDKVVFFRKALTGEINSSNFNHYLSDLKSRYVSLYASFALVKAEFAKEVAAIENHVMDASGKCVNMDFEDGNFNGWQGQVQSRGGLGGNGQIVTRPGFGQHCIMTKTQRDPYIPNLSVVAPGGNYSVRLGNTEAGGHMAKMTQSFVVDSSNSILTYRYAVVLESPDNDPNHQGMKSPHFLSRLYDKDGNEITCGEYTVSVLGSNLSSYTHICVNENSEQVQIGTNSGCGNTNTLPANSVTNPNANNQCPNNRMDLYYRNWTTVAIALKDYIGQTVTVEFLASDCEPGGHLGYAYIDTECNSLTTPNSTTICSFKETKVLTGPSGFKSYEWGPAGSFPGSGTNQSVTIDKAGVYTLQLTTVSDNPCIVNLTYTVTDNCVPREYTTELCETVKGSGKADGVDLGFYNNLVTENGDWGTVQSWHSLKPTPADSYLMSAVGNLTVSDGSVYYAITALPTRKDTVSLKFTINGLPDITFPDIDSICVGSPAFKIPGVLPAGGVFSGTGISANGTFTPNTVGSFNLKYEFTDSKTCKFSETKPIVVVPKPAAVAGPPQVLCENASTIHLAGSVTNAKGGSWKGGSGGVFSPVGLTSSYIITNADRNAGSVLFTLSSFAGICPPANDQVLVTFEKLPIADAGSSQSLCENTPSVTLNGKVTNVLSGIWEGGVGTFQPNRNTLNATYIPHTSEVTAGTVTLTLKSVGQDKCPLNQSNVTFTYEKLPTVNAGTGSLLCENAIDIKLSGTFTNASGIIWSGGSQSFDDRTKTDAVYKISSKDKTFDSLSIYITTTGNTLCPPAIDTVVYPFERLPEVNAGTGSTLCESNPLIKLSGTSSNSPGVIWEGGTASGFVSPLSLSTDYAPTAAEISNGAIAFILSSTGTKVCPQAQSIVAFNFERMPEIDAGPDISVCANNINIPLKASIKNATGGVWKIGKGTYDPSVENLEINYHPAKEEIEAGKIALAVSSEGSMVCPLVTDTVQITITPAPVVNAGPDDTVCIGLPQVPLSGVSSTGSAIWTGEGSFGAGTSSLVYTPSDNELTSGKALIVLTSDQNGNCLPVSDTVEIKIEPLPTVDLGEDLVGCDGGVLTITAVNATKLKYAWEVSGVGLLSDTSESISITVKEGKATYVVKGKDRLGCDAKDSIDVIGIPEPSVSLSDTAVCLGNVVMLDSKPLNIANNVSLNPLFTWSKDGIILNGNNSPLLSVSEPGLYSVTASLGSCSGTAKARVNMHALPGGALNKIKHCFETGKELELNAGAGKSYFWNPSGDTTQKILVTMPGTYSVEITNEFNCSGTNKVEVDAVCPPRLFISNSFSPNDDSVNDLYDVFGAHIGKFRMLIFNRWGEVIFESNDRYVFWDGIYKGEPMVEGVYPWTIIYEGDSEEYKGPYTMTGSVTVVR
- a CDS encoding PorP/SprF family type IX secretion system membrane protein, whose amino-acid sequence is MKYRRRFNKVLWMIILSLGIGFSYAQDIQFSQFYANVLYLNPAFAGSAHSARAIAHQRLQWPGLEARYTTSCVSIDNFFNKTGGGVGLMFLKDWQGTKRISSTEIRMQYAQEINLSPKLSARAGAEINYINRYLNYSYLTFPDQFNDDGFTNTQTKEPFGATQKGFFDIGVGGMLYSEYFWVGFAAHHVNTPDQSFYGSGSDLPAKFSLIGGYKFMLEKGKTKGDIPSDEDVYITPTLHYKSQGKSDQLDLGVYGLYHRLLLGGWYRGIPLLKNYRAGIQNNESVILMVGYKVYPLSISYSFDCTVSELTRAGTRGAHELNITYVYHWPPKKRKPYRKLPCPTFKGS
- a CDS encoding metallophosphoesterase → MKRLVTTFCLLLSTFTWLSAQTTLISLGSSWKYMDNGSNQGTTWKDAGFSDASWASGNAQLGYGDGDETTVVSYGSNSISKYITTYFRKSITVADASIFTGYTINVRRDDGIVVYINGTERYRNNMPTGTIAYNTLAATTCSDDGGTIQTGSIPSGALVTGTNVIAVEVHQSDITSSDISFDLELKGNTSSATAVIQRGPYLQLGTSSSVIIKWRTDIATNSKVSYGTTAGSLTSSANDAASVKDHEVKLAGLSANTKYYYSIGSSTQTLQGDANNYFITAPIVGTEKKTRVWVTGDCGNNSTNQRNSRDKYISYLGSNYTDVWLLAGDNAYNSGLDTEYQTNFFDIYKDKMLKQTVLWPAPGNHDYANNATRQNDHNVPYYSNFTLPKNAEAGGVASNTEAFYSFNYANIHFVSLDSYGKESNSYRMYDTLGPQATWLKQDLAANTQKWTIVYWHHPPYTMGSHNSDTETELINVRQNFIRILERYKVDMVICGHSHCYERTKLIKGHYGNESTFNAGSHNLSSSSGKYDGSASSCPYEKNVSSSYNGTIYVVSGSSGQLGGTQSSFPHSAMHYSDATNGGSLVIEIDQNRLDAKWVCADAVVRDQFTVFKDVRKTTNITIQSGQNTTLNASWVGNYNWTTGATSRAITVSPTTNTSYSVIDNFSCVTDVFNVTVIPARIADLNFGTDTVLTPALEVFPNPFEDKTTINYSIPFAGQVTLSLQGLNGELNKVVVKEFKEAGYYSFTLRASELDISAGIYLLKLVCGDKEIQKKVSVVK